ATGAATTCGCTGAAGAGATAACTCAAGTAACTGTCCATAAACTCAAGTTTCACCGAATGGTCgctcaactttttattttattgcatcGAAGTTACTAAACTAGTTTTTGTAGTAGAAAGATCACCCTGTTTTGCCGAAGTATCACCAAAAGTCACTAAACGATTTCATATAATaaaaagtcattcaactttgCTATTTAAGTATCATATAAAATGTTATTTTTGTACCCTCTAATAACTTTCTGTGATATCTAGGCAAATTTGAATGACTTTTTCGTTACAAAAGGTATTTTGATGACTTTAGTGcaataaagtgaaaatggagTGACAATTTATGAAATTTACTCTTGTTACATTGAAAATAATGGCACAGTAACAAGAAAAATTACACAGATAATACGTATAAACTTCATTACGCTATCAGTGCATAAAAAACAAATTCTTAAAAACTAACCTTCAACAAAGTTCATCTTCTTGATGGTTCCAGCACCACCATCACCCTCAACAATCTCAATGTTCTTAACAACTTGTGGCATCAACTTGGGTACAAGGTTGTCAGAATCAAGAACCAAAGCTTTGAATAGCCTAGTTGGGGCAACTGGTGTTGTGTTTTCATGTGTATATGTAGTGACACCCATATTAATGTTTGTCTTTAAAATGAATGTGTAGGAAGTTAAGTTGCTATATATCTTGAGAATGTTTTGAGCTGCGTGATAATGAAATATTCTTAGATGGTATTTATAGAAAACAACTGAACAAGTGACAATTCAGAGTTAAATCAGCACTACCTCTATCTAAATTTCCAATTCAAAGCACACCATTTTAGATATTTGTGGCCACTTTTCTAGATGTTCTTGATCTGTAATatctttaaattaaattaatatctTAGACATTCCGTTGGAGGACTTTATGTTCAATGGTCTAACAATGAGGCTTGCTGTAGACATGAGTATATTACGTTTCTCTGTTTCAAACATACCAAGTTTTCATTCTACTTTTTTACTGCACtggttcaattatataaatgttaAAGCTGTCCATCTAACTGTTGAAACTAAAAATAGCAGACGGTTCGATAtataatttacgtataatattTGTATAACTGTGTACAATTGGTGTATAATTTCTGTATATTAATTAGGAAAAGTAAACTGTCAATCCGGGCCACTATTTGGGTAGAAATCCCATGTCAAAATAGGGCTATTGATTGGACAGCTTAGGTTGTAATTTTATAGGTAAAATCCCATCCAAGTACCATCCGGCGatccaatttaaaaaaatatgtaaacgGTATATAAGTAGTGCATAatttatactaaatatacaaatattatataaataatatacatacactATACTTATAATACACATATCTATGCACACAATATATGCAATCAAAGTGTATAGATAGTGTATACTTAATCACGTTCTCCTAAACTACTAGTAGGAAGAGACATTTACGTAAGTTACTCAATTTGTATCGGGTTACAACGAATCAAAAACAATAAATGGATTGATTCATAATGGATAAAACGAATCAAAACAATAAATGGATTGACTCATAATCCATTATTTGCTCGGGTTAAGATGAGCATGTTTATTTGGACTAAAATAATAGATACTTCAATAAATCCTTTTTATGAGTCAACTTTACATATACCGTCCAAATTGGACAAACTTTTTTGATGGAAGTAACTTGCACTATGCTCCAAATTACTAGCCACCACACCTCCTCCCAAAAGATTAAAGGGGGGAACGAAAATTTTAATGACCAAAGACACTATTTAAAGGACATTAAGGCTTTTAAAGCCCCCGGAATTAAATNNNNNNNNNNNNNNNNNNNNNNNNNNNNNNNNNNNNNNNNNNNNNNNNNNNNNNNNNNNNNNNNNNNNNNNNNNNNNNNNNNNNNNNNNNNNNNNNNNNNATGGCAACAAattatcaagaaaagaaaagaaatgattaaataatactccctccggatcaaaaaaagagtacacttagccatttgcacaccccttaagaaaatactaattcctaaacaaaaataggtaatttgactaaactacccctaattaaataggcattaggatttgatcatataacacttaataggcgcaaatatgaaaaaacaagattaattctttcttgatttgctaagtgaactcttttttttattcaagaaaaaaggctaggtggacttttttttttttttttttatccggagggagtaataacaTACTATACTATCTTACGAATAAATATAGCTACGAAGAATACATTAACACAATCATTAATCCCAAAAGAAGTCTTATATTTGGCAAATGAAAATTAGACTAATGAAGAGAGTGGCGTCtcagttagtttttttttttaatattaacgTAGATCTGCCAAGTTGCAATTCAAGAGTCGCATTTTAAcaaaagaaatccaaattgtGCACTTGCTATGATATTATAACAGAATAACAATTCTTCTTTGATTCTCGAACAAATATTGTCCATTAAAAGATTGGatctattattttttaaagtcctTAATCGAAACATCACTACATGATAAAACTTTTTTACGGCAAAATTAGAATAGTCATTCTAAGTGATTAAGTTAAGATAACAATATCATGTTTAAACATAAGTCTAAACCTTTGATGAAAACCAAAGtcaaataagtaaaaataatcttaagagaaaagaaagacatAACAAACGAATGCtacagaaaaggaaaaattcaGTCATAGGTGAGCCCAAGCTAGTTCCGCTTTTTCTCTCGGTCGAATGTAGCCCAAGACGTTGTCATTACTCCATGCTCGGGAATGGCCAAGTCACGCATGAGTGTCAAGCTTTGGTCCATCTGCAGCAGATAAAAATAGATCACATATTAGAACTTAGAAGAGAGAATATAATTCTtaataaaaaggaataaataaatcaagaaattcCCCTTCTCTTCTAAGTACACGCAGTAAACAAAGAAACTAAAATATCTAAACATAATTGTAAGAACTAAACATGCTTATCTTGATGCTTAAGCTGATTGTTCACACAGGATACTATGtaatgaaagaaataaaattttcctGGCTTTGCATAGGATCTGTCATGGTAAAAGTTTGTTTCAAGAAGAAAGCAAAGGAGAAGAATAAAAAAGGAGTAATGAATAAGATAATTAATACAAAGAATGGGGTCTTGCCGGTAAGAGGATTAATGAATCGgtgtaatttttgaaattttaacgGAAGCACTCAAGGGGCGTATCTTTTGATTCTATAACCGAAAAAGCACATTTTTCAGATTTGAAAACTAAGGGGAAAGAGGCAGAGTAATAATAGGGAAAAAAGGTAAAGATTGAGAATAAAGATAAATGGAAATCCTACTTAGGAGAGTGTCGCGTCAGCGGATTCTTGTACTgcttttatatgtatgtgtgtattgAGTTGGAAAGTTTAAGGAATTCTTAGTGGTTGTTCAACTTTTAAagtatattttattgatttcaatCATTAGACGTCTTAGTGATAATTagggtgatatagtaaaattatcatttaatTTATGGCTCCTTAAGGGGGTATATCAAGTCAACACAGGACAAGTAAAAtggggacggagggagtataaagtAATGCTGGAATTTATGCAGAGATTTAATCGCCTCTAACCCAAACCAAGTTGTCCCTTAAGGTTAACTTGTCTAGTTACATACGAACATCGAATGcggaataaatatttttttgggcGCTGGTCGTCTTTTAGTTATTGGGTGGTTGGTGGGTGGGTGGGTGAGAGGATAAGGATATAATTTTTCTCGTTGTAATCTTTCATTGTCGAAATCTTGACTAAGTAAAGCCAAACGTCGTGTTTTCTCTGAATTTTTCTCAATGTCGACATCTTGACTAAGCCAAACAATATGTTACAAAGTCTTTGATGTTGATGAAATTTTGACCAAGTAAAGCAACCGGCAATGTGGAAGTAGGAATTTTGTATGCACTCACTTTCCTACTACCGATATAACTAAAGGTCATGTTCGATTGCGTGGAATAATGTTAGAATAAGATAAATTAATAGCATAGATGTTCATGTTATTTTATGTTTGATGAGATAGAAATTTGTGACCTTTTCTGAATCTTGCAGTAACAAGATATACAAAGGATTATATACCTTTTAACTAGGTGTTGTCGTTTTATTATCTTAAACATTACTattgaaaggtgtgatgagatgaATGAGATCACTTCATTCTTAATTAGCTAGAGTTTCAAATTTGAGTtttgaaataaagaaaattctgaTAAGGAGAGTTATTTCTTTAATCTCAAGTTGAAATTAAGCATttctaatatcatcaacagtgaCACAAATTTGGAGAAATTAATCGTCTTATTAAGAATTTTGATATCTTTTGAACTTGGTCAAATACCAAGTggttaaaaaaattatcataaatGGCACTCaatctatgacttgtttgttGTACCAAATAATCTAAGAGCAATTCAAATATTTAGACATATCATTGATCACATTTAGACATAATATTTAGGCAGTACCGTAGTTGAGCTAAATGAATAGAAGGGGAAAAAACACTGCCATTGATGAAGTTGACTTCAGGCGacaaagaagagaggaagaagaaatatctattttttaattttcatgacGTGCTTAAGAGAGATGTAACTCACACAATATGCCATGTCATTTTTGTGTTCAGTAAGCACTCATTTATTGGAGTCAGAGTGTTCAATAGGTAtcgtatatgtgtgtgtatattatgTACGTTATATTATAGCCTATTAtatcttttttctccaattAGGTTCATTTTGTATACCATTGTCGAAGTGAATCTTGATACGGATAAGAGATAATCCTTTATTTGTTGGGTATTTAAAAATGGCCATAATCCATAAAAAAtagaagtaaaataaaaaagaaattaaataatgatcataagatttttttaaaaaagaaaagaaattaaaataaaaatacgtaAACTTGTTCCAATTAGACACCTGAGGTGGACTTCGACTTTTCCATTTAGACATTTTTTGAACATTCAGCCAAATAATAATGTGAGTGTCAAATTTGGCTCATTAAAATATAATCCGTTCTCCCGCTTTAATCTTTTTTGGGGGAGGAGGTGTGGTGGCTAGTAATTTGTAGCATAGTGCAAGTTACTTCCATCAAAAAAGTTTGTCCAATTTGGACGGTATATGTAAAGTTGACCCATAAAAAGGATTTATTGAAGTATCTATTATTTTCGTCCAAATAAACATGCTCATCTTAACCCGAGCAAATAATGGATTATGAGTCAATCCATTTATTGTTTTGATTCGTTTTATCCATTATGAATCAATCCATTTATTGTTTTGATTCGTTGTAACCCGTACAAATTGAGTAACTTACGTAAATGTACCCTTCGGCCAATTAGTTTAGGGTAACATGATTGAAGTATACACTATCTATACACTTTGATTGCATATATTGTGTATAGGTATGTGTATTATAAGTATagtgtatgtatattatttatagaatatatgtatatttagtataaagTATGCACTACTTATATACcgtttacatatttttttaaattggatCGCCGAATGGTACTTGGATGGGATTTTACCAATAAAATTACAACCTAAGCTGTCCAATCAATAGCCCTATTTTGACATGGGATTTCTACCCAAATAGTGGCCCGGATAGACAGTTTACTTTTCCTAATTAATATACAGAAATTATACACCAATTGTACACAGTTATACAaatattatacgtaaattataTATCGAACCGTCTGCTATTTTTAGTTTCAACAGTTAGATGGACAGCTTtaacatttatataattgaactagTGCAGTAAAAAAGTAGAATGAAAACTTGGTATGTTTGAAACAGAGAACGTAATATACTCATGTCTACAGCAAGCCTCATTGTTAGACCATTGAACATAAAGTTCTCCAACGGAATGTCTAagatattaattttatttaaagaaGAATGTACAGATCAAGAACATCTAGAAAAGTGGCCACAAATATCTAAAATGGTGTGCTTTGAATTGAAATTTAGATAGAGGTAGTGCTGATTTAACTCTGAATTGTCACTTGTTCAGTTGTTTTTCCTATAAATACCATCTAAGAATATTTCATTATCACGCAGCTCAAAACATTCTCAAGATATATAGCAACTTAACTTCCTACACATTCATTTTAAAGACAAACATTAATATGGGTGTCACTACTTATACACATGAGACAACAACACCAGTTGCCCCTACTAGGCTATTCAAAGCTTTGGTTCTTGATTCTGACAACCTTGTACCCATGTTGATGCCACAAGTTGTTAAGAACATTGAGATTGTTGAGGGTGATGGTGGTGCTGGAACCATCAAGAAGATGAACTTTGTTGAAGGTTAGTTtttaagaatttattttttatgcacCGATAGCGTAATGAAGTTTATACGTACTAGCTGTGTACTTTTTCTTGTTACTGTGCCATTATTTTCGATGTAACTAGAGTAAATTTCATAAATTGTCActccattttcactttattgCACTAAAGTCATCAAAATACCTTTTGTAACGAAAAAAGTCATTCAAATTTGCCTAGATATCACAGAAAGTTATTAGAGGGTACAAAAATAACATTTTATATGATACTTAAATAGcaaagttgaatgactttttATTATATGAAATCGTTTAGTGACTTTTGGTGATACTTCGTCAAAACAGGGTGATCTTTCTACTACAAAAACTAGTTTAGTAACTTCgatgcaataaaataaaaagttgagggACCATTTGGTGAAACTTGAGTTTATGGACAGTTACTTGAGTTATCTCTTTAGCGAATTCATAGTGTAAAAATTTCTTTTGCGTTGATTGAAATGTTGACTTTTAGATCATCCAAAAAATAATTGCAATATTTTGAGAATGGCAGGTTATCCGATTAAGTACTTGAAGCACAAGATCCATGTTGTTGATGACAAGAACTTGGTGACCAAGTACTCAATGATCGAAGGTGATGTTCTTGGAGACAAACTGGAGTCCGTTTCTTATGATATCAAATTTGAAGCTGCTGGGAATGGAGGGTGTATTTGCAAGAGCATAACTGAGTACCACACAAAAGGTGATTATGTGTTGAAGGAAGATGAACACAATGAAGGCAAAAATAAAGGCCTGGAACTTTTCAAGACTATTGAAACATACCTCCTCGCCAATCCTTACATGTCTCCACGCTTTAACTTACATTTGAAAAAGAATCGCCCACACGTGCATGAGAGATGAGGTGTTGagatataataaaattaaataaattaaactgTGTTCTCTTTAAAGTTTCAAGTTTTAAATGAATCACGCAAAGTGATTATGGAGTTGTATCAAACTCTTCAATAGTTCGAAGGGCTTGAGTTTTCATTTTATAGTGTTTTGTTGAGCGTGTGTTCTTTTCAATTACTATGTCATGGAAGGAACTTAATTTCAATAAAGAATATCGCAAACTTATCAAATTCTTGTAGCAAACCATTTAGGTCttgtacaatatatattatgtttgagGCCAATTTTATACTTCCTCCGTCTTGTAACAAGtgtcaacttaaaaatatttattctataataagtgtcaccttaggaaatcAAGACACAAAGTGACTAGTTTTTTCCAACTTTACCCTTAGACAAAAAAATAACgaagttaaagtaacatctaaatgatgattgacAAGTACATAagaacttggtattgttggattcccaatCAAAATGATTACTATTTTGTCGCATGCTCCAATCAAGGAAAAagtaaattgtttttattatataggggtgcattattatttcttaatatgcgtgatTTTGGCTAAGATAAAATTTATTATGGGACGGAAAGAGTAAAACTTTAGGACTGTGAGCACTTCATTACTTGAGTATTCAATTCCAAAAAGGCTGACACTTCATTACTTGAATATTCAATTACAAAAAGGCTGACTTCACACATAACAGTAGAAGAATGTTTACGCCGTTAGATTATTTTCAACATTTATGCAATTCTAAAGGGATTGATAATAGCAAGGACAAAATAAACATTGTATAAAGTAAGACGATAACAATATTtattgttcaaagttagagGAAATCTCTGGGTTTTAAAATAAAGTCAgatggagaaaataattttccatacATTCCATTAGGGTCTCTCTAATTAGGGGAGAATTAATTGACCCTTTTCGTATCAAATCGATCATGTTCCTAAATTGATCAGTTGGTCTAGAATTTGCTTCTCAATACTAGGTAGAGTAGACTGGTGGTGGTATATATTCGAAATTGACTCCAAATTAAAGAGTATTAAAATAGAAACATAAGAAAGTAGTCTTTCGTAACGTTCGTCCCATTTTATGTGAAGTGATACTAAGCACTACTATTTAAGAGTCAAATTGTTTCTTCTTTAATTACAATTTTCTCgaatttcttttcaaatattttgaatttttttttttattcaattacCCAGATATAGTCAAGGGGTGGTGTTGTATTTAAAAAGGACAGAGGGGGCTTAGCCTTACCTCGATACAACATGGCAAACCAAAAAAGGTAGTGATATCATCTCGAAAAAAATCCAAAAGGTACAAACAATTACAAAGCCTTCTGGATCAACAATATATACAGGCATTCTAgctaaatattttgaatcattagctatatattttaacttgtagcatttttgtgtagttttaaatttataaaaattatttcttttatgcatatcaATATTTACTTCATTAAGAAAGAGAGGTAAAGATCGATGCAAGCAAGGAAGAGATACATGTACAACTGTTATTCTTATTGATAC
This portion of the Lycium ferocissimum isolate CSIRO_LF1 chromosome 1, AGI_CSIRO_Lferr_CH_V1, whole genome shotgun sequence genome encodes:
- the LOC132061475 gene encoding pathogenesis-related protein STH-2-like encodes the protein MGVTTYTHETTTPVAPTRLFKALVLDSDNLVPMLMPQVVKNIEIVEGDGGAGTIKKMNFVEGYPIKYLKHKIHVVDDKNLVTKYSMIEGDVLGDKLESVSYDIKFEAAGNGGCICKSITEYHTKGDYVLKEDEHNEGKNKGLELFKTIETYLLANPYMSPRFNLHLKKNRPHVHER